One genomic segment of Mycolicibacterium psychrotolerans includes these proteins:
- a CDS encoding lysophospholipid acyltransferase family protein has translation MEPTVAPETARVRSLRRALEFTADRAGPLVDATRPYVDGLENLPRDGRFLLVGNHTQAGVESFLVPYLVRRSLGVLVRPLVDRQMGRMRGLSGDLLAAAGGVVGSPAAARELMRRDEPVLVFPGGAREISKFKGEQNTLLWEGRAGFARVAIEHAYPIVPAALLGGDEIYRSLVARDSGWGRFTGALSRRMTGRTDTAMPLLRGVGPTMIPRPQRMYLRFAAPIETVAPEGAVMEEWVATVKRRTQQALERALADLGELRATDPYRRLDPRARAVALEPLTRL, from the coding sequence ATGGAGCCCACTGTCGCCCCCGAAACCGCCCGCGTGCGCTCGCTGCGGCGCGCCCTCGAGTTCACCGCCGATCGTGCCGGACCTCTGGTCGATGCGACCCGCCCGTACGTCGACGGCCTGGAGAACCTTCCGAGGGACGGCCGGTTCCTGCTCGTCGGCAACCACACCCAGGCCGGGGTCGAATCGTTCCTGGTCCCGTACCTCGTGCGTCGATCGCTGGGCGTTCTGGTGCGGCCGCTGGTGGACCGCCAGATGGGGCGGATGCGCGGCCTTTCCGGGGATCTCCTCGCCGCCGCCGGCGGCGTCGTGGGAAGCCCGGCGGCGGCTCGGGAACTGATGCGTCGCGACGAGCCGGTCCTGGTGTTCCCGGGGGGAGCGCGGGAGATCTCGAAATTCAAGGGCGAGCAGAACACCCTGCTCTGGGAGGGCCGGGCCGGCTTCGCCCGCGTGGCGATCGAGCACGCCTACCCCATCGTGCCCGCGGCGCTGCTGGGGGGCGACGAGATCTATCGCAGCCTGGTGGCCCGCGACAGCGGCTGGGGGCGGTTCACCGGCGCACTGTCGAGGCGTATGACCGGCCGCACGGACACCGCCATGCCGTTGCTGCGGGGAGTCGGGCCGACGATGATCCCGCGACCGCAGCGGATGTATCTACGGTTCGCTGCGCCGATCGAGACCGTCGCACCCGAGGGCGCCGTGATGGAGGAATGGGTGGCGACCGTCAAGAGGCGCACGCAGCAGGCACTCGAGCGCGCCCTCGCCGACCTCGGCGAACTCCGCGCGACCGATCCCTACCGTCGACTGGACCCGCGGGCGCGTGCGGTGGCGCTCGAGCCTCTGACGCGTCTCTGA